A window from Chryseobacterium vaccae encodes these proteins:
- a CDS encoding glycoside hydrolase family 130 protein: protein MTSQSVMIPWQDRPKDCSDIMWRFSENPIISRYAIPSSNSIFNSAVVPFEDGFAGVFRCDNKAVQMNIFAGFSKDAIHWKINHDPIEMKAGNTEMIESDYKYDPRVTFIEDRYWITWCNGYNGPTIGIGYTFDFKEFFQCENAFLPFNRNGVLFPEKINGKYAMLSRPSDNGHTPFGDIYISYSPDMKYWGEHRCVMKVTPFEDSAWQCTKIGAGPVPIKTSEGWLLFYHGVINTCRGFRYSMGAALLDLEDPSKVLYRTKPYLLAPAEMYELTGDIPNVIFPCAALTEGDKVAVYYGAADTVVAVAFGYISEIIDFMKNNSI, encoded by the coding sequence ATGACATCTCAATCAGTAATGATCCCTTGGCAGGACCGTCCGAAAGACTGCAGCGATATTATGTGGCGTTTTTCAGAAAACCCAATTATCAGCAGATATGCAATCCCTTCATCCAACAGCATTTTCAATAGTGCAGTTGTTCCTTTTGAAGACGGATTTGCAGGCGTTTTCCGGTGTGATAACAAAGCCGTACAGATGAATATCTTTGCCGGCTTCAGTAAAGATGCCATTCATTGGAAGATCAACCATGATCCCATTGAAATGAAAGCCGGGAATACCGAAATGATCGAATCCGATTACAAATATGATCCGCGCGTAACCTTTATTGAAGACCGTTATTGGATTACCTGGTGCAACGGATACAATGGCCCTACCATCGGAATAGGATATACCTTCGATTTTAAAGAATTCTTCCAGTGCGAAAATGCCTTTCTGCCTTTCAACAGAAATGGGGTGCTTTTCCCTGAAAAAATCAACGGGAAATATGCCATGCTGAGCCGTCCGAGTGATAACGGACATACCCCGTTTGGAGATATTTACATCAGCTACAGCCCGGATATGAAATACTGGGGCGAACACAGATGCGTAATGAAAGTTACCCCCTTTGAAGACAGTGCCTGGCAGTGTACCAAAATAGGAGCAGGACCGGTACCTATCAAAACCAGTGAAGGGTGGCTGCTTTTCTACCACGGAGTAATCAATACCTGCAGAGGCTTCAGATATTCTATGGGAGCTGCATTGCTTGACCTGGAAGACCCCTCAAAAGTATTGTACAGAACCAAACCATACCTGTTGGCTCCGGCAGAAATGTATGAGCTTACGGGAGATATTCCTAATGTGATTTTCCCGTGTGCTGCATTAACTGAAGGAGATAAGGTAGCTGTGTATTATGGTGCTGCCGATACGGTAGTTGCTGTCGCATTTGGATATATTTCAGAAATCATTGATTTTATGAAAAATAATTCAATATAA
- a CDS encoding GH92 family glycosyl hydrolase, whose translation MKKELLIFLVTILLSHNGNAQQRKDDVLSWVDPFIGTGGHGHTFPGATTPFGMIQLSPDQNTKSGDWDWCSGYHYSSKTIMGFSHNHLSGTGWADLGDILVMPTVGQIKMLPGSEDKPETGYRSTFSHEREAASPGYYSVMLDSYGIKAELTASPRVGFHKYTFPKSEESNIIIDPVNKIFGNVYHTLVSIEGNNKIKGYSYSTGWGGKRFAYFVMEFSKPFKSYGVYSEGKIRNNEKMALAKDAKAFVRFSTEKDEGIEVKVSLSPVSTEGAQENFDSEARNVDFAKAKETAQKTWRDLISRFQVTGGTDDQRKIFYTGVYHTFIAPNLYMDVNGDYVAAEENMNTKWFTNYSTYSYWDGFRATHPLLTIMDQKHTKEFANSLISRYTDRKDHMPIWELCGYDNFCMLGYHSTSVIWDAISKGIPGIDHEKAFAAMKDASLTDKMSSSDGGGGLNDYIKLGYSPSENGASVSATLEYAYDDWCIQQLAEKLGKKEEAEVYRKRSMNFLNTFNKENNHFWPRNKKGEFLPDFALNDWKKLQPHWVSGNIWAYDFFVPHQIDEMIKLYGGKKGFEEKLDKTFTEKLNMQGEQHVDISGFIGSLGFGDEPGHHVPYLYNYAGTPHKAQKMVKYIRDNMYAAKPDGIVNNEDCGQMSAWYIFSSLGFYPVTPGKPVYAIGAPQFPKTSLQLENGKTFTVIADKISDKNIYVQKIFLNGKEYKSWELNHSDIMNGGELKFIMGSKPVQ comes from the coding sequence ATGAAAAAAGAACTGCTTATATTTTTAGTAACAATCCTGCTTTCACACAACGGAAATGCACAGCAGCGAAAGGATGATGTCCTTTCCTGGGTAGATCCGTTCATTGGGACAGGCGGCCATGGCCATACCTTTCCGGGAGCTACAACGCCATTCGGAATGATACAGCTCAGTCCGGACCAAAATACCAAAAGTGGGGATTGGGACTGGTGTTCAGGATATCATTACAGCAGTAAGACCATCATGGGTTTCAGTCATAATCACCTTAGCGGAACCGGCTGGGCAGACCTTGGAGATATTCTTGTGATGCCTACGGTAGGACAGATCAAAATGCTTCCGGGATCGGAAGATAAACCAGAAACAGGATACCGTTCTACATTCAGCCATGAAAGAGAAGCTGCTTCGCCGGGATATTATTCCGTTATGCTGGACAGCTATGGAATTAAAGCAGAATTGACTGCCTCACCAAGAGTGGGATTCCATAAATATACCTTTCCTAAAAGTGAAGAATCCAATATTATTATTGATCCGGTTAACAAAATTTTCGGAAATGTGTATCATACCCTGGTAAGCATAGAAGGAAATAATAAGATTAAAGGATACAGCTACAGTACAGGCTGGGGAGGAAAAAGATTTGCCTATTTCGTGATGGAATTTTCAAAGCCTTTTAAATCCTATGGGGTGTATTCGGAAGGGAAGATCAGAAATAATGAAAAAATGGCTCTTGCCAAAGATGCCAAAGCGTTTGTGAGATTTTCTACGGAAAAAGATGAAGGTATTGAAGTGAAAGTTTCCCTGTCTCCGGTAAGCACAGAAGGAGCACAGGAAAACTTTGATTCCGAAGCCAGAAATGTTGACTTTGCAAAAGCCAAAGAAACAGCTCAGAAAACGTGGAGAGATCTTATCAGCAGATTTCAGGTGACAGGCGGAACAGATGATCAGAGGAAGATTTTCTATACAGGAGTTTATCATACGTTCATTGCTCCTAACCTTTATATGGATGTCAATGGTGATTACGTTGCCGCAGAAGAAAATATGAATACCAAATGGTTTACCAACTACAGTACGTATTCTTATTGGGACGGTTTCAGAGCAACACATCCGCTGTTGACGATCATGGACCAGAAGCATACAAAAGAATTTGCCAATTCTCTCATCAGCAGATATACAGACCGTAAAGATCATATGCCGATCTGGGAATTATGCGGGTATGACAACTTTTGCATGTTAGGCTATCACAGTACTTCAGTGATCTGGGATGCCATTTCCAAAGGGATACCCGGTATTGATCACGAAAAAGCATTTGCTGCTATGAAAGATGCTTCTTTAACTGATAAGATGAGCAGTAGCGACGGTGGCGGTGGCCTGAATGACTATATCAAATTAGGATATTCACCTTCCGAGAACGGAGCTTCTGTTTCTGCAACTCTGGAATATGCTTATGACGACTGGTGTATTCAGCAGTTAGCCGAAAAATTGGGAAAAAAAGAGGAAGCAGAAGTATACAGAAAACGATCAATGAATTTCCTGAATACCTTCAACAAAGAGAATAATCACTTCTGGCCAAGAAATAAAAAAGGAGAATTCTTACCTGATTTTGCCCTGAATGACTGGAAAAAACTTCAGCCGCACTGGGTTTCAGGAAATATCTGGGCCTATGATTTCTTTGTGCCGCATCAGATTGATGAAATGATAAAGCTATATGGCGGAAAAAAAGGATTTGAAGAAAAATTGGACAAAACCTTTACCGAAAAACTGAATATGCAGGGAGAACAGCATGTAGATATTTCAGGATTTATCGGATCTTTAGGGTTTGGAGACGAGCCGGGACATCATGTTCCTTATCTGTACAATTATGCAGGAACTCCTCATAAAGCCCAGAAAATGGTAAAATACATCCGTGATAATATGTATGCCGCAAAACCAGATGGAATTGTGAATAATGAAGACTGCGGGCAGATGTCAGCATGGTATATTTTCTCATCATTAGGATTCTATCCGGTAACGCCTGGGAAACCTGTATATGCCATAGGAGCCCCTCAATTCCCGAAAACATCTCTGCAGCTGGAAAATGGAAAAACCTTTACGGTTATTGCAGATAAAATTTCCGATAAAAATATCTACGTTCAGAAAATATTCCTGAACGGAAAAGAATACAAAAGCTGGGAATTGAATCACAGCGATATTATGAACGGAGGAGAGCTGAAATTTATCATGGGAAGCAAACCTGTACAATAA
- a CDS encoding glycoside hydrolase family 125 protein, whose protein sequence is MERRKFIKTSALAGAGLLFTQNVFAKNLVTEDFPVVRVPKDKRHFTSESVENAIAAFKKNVKNKELVWLFENCFPNTLDTTVFYKEINGTPDTYVITGDIDAMWLRDSSAQVFPYLQFSKKDERLHKLISGVIHKQTEFILKDPYANAFYNDDKKISKWKEYDHTDMKPGTHERKWEIDSLCYPIRLAYHFWKTTGDTQPFDDKWLKGIKLTLQTFIEQQRKKDLGPYKFERTTAWATDGVPMGGYGYPTNPVGLISSMFRPSDDATIYGFLIPSNLFAVVSLRQAAEMVSKIKNEKTLAAQLNSLADEVDAAVKKYGIYNHPEYGKIYAFETNGFGSYNLMDDANCPSLLGLPYLDAVKADDPVYLNTRKYVWSKDNPFFFKGSLAEGIGGPHIGLDMIWPMSIIMKALTTKDKNEIRWCIQTLQKTHGGTGFMHESFHKDNDKKFTREWFAWANTLFGELLWKTFNENQDLLT, encoded by the coding sequence ATGGAAAGGAGAAAGTTTATTAAGACAAGCGCACTGGCGGGAGCCGGACTGCTGTTTACCCAAAATGTTTTTGCTAAAAACCTGGTTACAGAAGATTTCCCTGTAGTCCGTGTACCTAAAGACAAGAGACATTTTACCAGTGAGTCCGTGGAAAATGCCATTGCTGCCTTCAAAAAGAACGTTAAAAATAAAGAATTAGTCTGGCTTTTTGAAAACTGTTTCCCCAATACATTAGATACAACAGTATTTTATAAAGAAATCAACGGTACACCGGATACTTATGTGATTACCGGAGATATTGATGCTATGTGGCTCCGCGATAGTTCCGCCCAGGTTTTCCCTTATCTGCAGTTCTCTAAAAAAGATGAGAGGCTTCATAAGCTGATCTCGGGAGTAATCCATAAACAGACAGAGTTCATTCTTAAAGATCCTTATGCCAACGCATTCTATAACGACGATAAGAAAATAAGCAAGTGGAAAGAATACGACCACACGGATATGAAACCGGGAACCCATGAAAGAAAATGGGAAATAGACTCTCTGTGTTACCCGATTCGTCTGGCCTATCATTTCTGGAAAACAACAGGGGATACCCAACCTTTTGATGACAAATGGCTGAAAGGGATTAAACTTACCTTACAGACCTTTATTGAACAGCAGCGCAAAAAAGATCTCGGACCTTATAAATTCGAACGCACCACTGCATGGGCCACAGACGGAGTTCCAATGGGAGGCTATGGCTATCCCACAAATCCTGTAGGACTGATCAGTTCCATGTTCCGTCCGAGTGATGATGCTACCATCTATGGATTTCTGATTCCATCGAATTTATTTGCTGTAGTAAGTCTTCGCCAGGCCGCGGAAATGGTTTCAAAAATTAAAAATGAAAAAACATTGGCTGCACAGCTGAACAGTCTTGCAGATGAGGTAGATGCAGCAGTCAAAAAATACGGTATTTATAACCACCCTGAATATGGGAAAATATATGCTTTTGAAACCAACGGATTCGGAAGCTATAACCTGATGGATGATGCCAATTGCCCAAGCCTTTTAGGATTACCATATCTGGATGCTGTAAAAGCTGATGATCCGGTTTACCTTAATACCAGAAAATATGTATGGTCAAAAGACAACCCGTTCTTTTTCAAAGGAAGCCTGGCAGAAGGAATAGGAGGTCCGCATATTGGCCTTGATATGATCTGGCCAATGAGTATCATCATGAAAGCACTTACCACCAAAGATAAAAATGAGATCAGATGGTGTATACAAACGCTGCAGAAAACCCACGGAGGTACAGGCTTTATGCATGAATCCTTTCACAAGGACAACGACAAGAAATTTACCAGAGAATGGTTTGCCTGGGCAAACACATTGTTCGGAGAATTATTATGGAAAACATTTAACGAAAATCAGGATCTGCTGACTTAA
- a CDS encoding endo-beta-N-acetylglucosaminidase H, with translation MKKNSILAALMLMACQTGALLKAQQLDPVGICYVEVNNSNMLNAGSYTLQNSGKQLFDVAIIFAANINYDTSKSRAYISSNNNVTKVLNDVNTYVRPLQQKGIKVLLDILGNHQGAGISNFPNREAARDFARQIAHTVYTYGLDGVDLDDEYAGYGNNGTGQPNNSSFVMLLQELKAAMPDKLITFYYIGPATTRQSYNGDAAGNYINYSWNAYYGTYNAPVVPPLDKTKISAAATWIRNTNPDSTTASTLATLATNTKNDGYGVFMWYDLGATDVASYLSTGSNILYNENTQLTGQLYSWAQGQSCDPPLGLEAANVTGTSATLKWTSNASQTYNIDYKPANSTTWTSAGSNYSGSSIVINNLTLNTEYDWRIQSNCSPTLTSTYLFAPRFNSGNGCAVPAGIKSESFLGNTTKISWDAVGTATSYNLQYKTAAASTWIDVPNISTTTYTLQNLTENTNYVWRVQAVCGAGNTSAYSADTAFNSGFAPVQSPGARSISFNGSTQYLNAGQFNLSGNALTIEGWVKVNAFKTGFPYISSVAGIEVGDNNSAILRFGDGNLANNKLQFTLSFGSSQVKLSSTTAFATNTWYHVAAVYDGASMKLYVNGIEDASNTVSGNFTANGILYLGRNYDNSRTLNGFLDEFRVWKKALTAQEILDHKCNVAANAIGLEANWKMNEGSGIGVLDATANTHFATMINMTNTNWRTDVACSDQLSVKESRSEKTDRYLYPNPVKKGSDLHFAANDTTADEVTLYDMSGKLMVTQKIDKNGTVINTHNLSAGTYIYKISSSDKKILTSGKVLVK, from the coding sequence ATGAAAAAGAACTCCATTCTTGCCGCACTGATGCTTATGGCTTGTCAGACAGGGGCTTTGCTCAAGGCGCAGCAACTTGATCCCGTAGGAATATGCTACGTGGAAGTAAACAACAGCAATATGCTGAATGCCGGGTCCTATACCTTGCAAAACAGTGGTAAACAGCTTTTTGATGTTGCTATTATTTTTGCCGCAAACATCAATTATGATACTTCCAAAAGCAGAGCTTATATTTCCAGCAACAATAACGTTACCAAGGTCCTGAACGATGTCAATACCTATGTGAGACCATTACAGCAGAAAGGAATTAAAGTGCTGCTGGATATTTTAGGAAATCACCAGGGAGCCGGAATTTCTAATTTCCCGAACCGTGAAGCAGCCCGTGATTTTGCCAGACAGATTGCCCACACTGTATATACGTATGGTTTAGATGGAGTAGATTTAGATGATGAATATGCCGGATATGGAAACAACGGGACGGGACAACCCAACAACAGCTCATTTGTTATGTTGCTGCAGGAACTTAAAGCGGCAATGCCTGATAAGCTGATCACTTTTTATTACATAGGCCCGGCAACGACAAGACAAAGTTACAACGGCGATGCAGCCGGAAATTATATCAACTACAGCTGGAATGCCTACTACGGAACGTACAATGCTCCTGTTGTACCTCCTCTTGATAAAACAAAAATTTCTGCTGCAGCAACATGGATACGTAATACCAATCCTGATTCTACAACAGCTTCTACACTGGCAACGCTGGCTACCAATACGAAAAATGACGGTTATGGCGTATTCATGTGGTATGATCTGGGAGCGACAGATGTAGCAAGTTACCTAAGCACAGGATCCAATATCCTTTACAATGAAAATACCCAGCTTACCGGACAGCTTTACTCATGGGCGCAGGGACAGTCATGTGACCCGCCTTTAGGGCTTGAAGCTGCCAACGTTACTGGAACTTCAGCTACTTTGAAATGGACCTCCAATGCTTCCCAAACCTATAATATTGACTATAAGCCAGCCAATTCCACGACTTGGACGAGTGCCGGAAGCAATTATTCAGGCAGCAGTATTGTTATCAATAATCTGACCCTAAATACAGAATATGACTGGAGAATACAGTCCAACTGCTCTCCAACACTCACCAGTACATATCTGTTTGCCCCACGCTTTAATTCGGGAAACGGATGCGCAGTCCCGGCAGGAATTAAATCTGAGAGTTTTCTCGGGAATACCACTAAAATATCCTGGGATGCCGTAGGAACTGCAACTTCTTATAACCTTCAGTATAAAACAGCTGCGGCTTCAACCTGGATAGATGTTCCGAATATTTCAACCACAACGTACACACTTCAGAATCTTACGGAGAATACCAATTATGTCTGGAGAGTACAGGCCGTATGCGGGGCAGGAAATACCAGCGCTTATTCAGCGGATACAGCATTTAACAGCGGTTTCGCTCCGGTTCAGAGCCCGGGAGCTAGATCGATTTCTTTTAATGGAAGTACCCAATATCTTAATGCCGGACAGTTTAACTTAAGTGGAAATGCCCTGACAATTGAAGGCTGGGTAAAAGTAAATGCATTTAAAACTGGCTTCCCTTATATTTCGTCTGTAGCCGGAATTGAGGTGGGAGATAATAATTCCGCAATCCTGCGATTCGGAGATGGAAATCTTGCCAATAATAAGCTGCAGTTTACTTTAAGTTTCGGATCATCTCAGGTAAAGCTGAGCAGCACTACGGCATTTGCCACCAATACATGGTATCACGTAGCAGCAGTATATGATGGCGCCTCTATGAAACTTTATGTTAATGGGATTGAGGATGCAAGTAATACCGTTTCCGGTAATTTTACAGCAAACGGGATCCTTTATCTGGGAAGAAACTATGACAACTCACGTACTCTAAACGGTTTTTTGGATGAATTCAGAGTTTGGAAAAAAGCATTGACAGCTCAGGAGATTTTAGATCATAAATGTAATGTAGCGGCAAATGCCATTGGTCTTGAAGCCAACTGGAAAATGAATGAAGGAAGCGGAATCGGTGTTCTGGATGCAACAGCAAATACCCATTTTGCAACAATGATTAATATGACCAATACAAACTGGAGAACAGATGTAGCCTGTTCAGATCAGTTATCAGTAAAAGAAAGCAGATCAGAGAAAACAGACCGTTATTTATATCCGAATCCTGTTAAAAAAGGAAGTGATCTTCATTTTGCAGCGAACGACACCACAGCAGATGAGGTAACGCTTTACGATATGTCAGGAAAACTGATGGTCACACAGAAAATAGATAAAAATGGTACGGTCATCAATACGCATAACCTGTCTGCAGGAACGTATATCTATAAAATAAGTTCATCTGATAAGAAGATTCTGACATCCGGAAAAGTGCTGGTGAAATAA
- a CDS encoding ROK family protein, producing the protein MQNIIGIDIGGSHITMAQVDPAKREIITGTYIREHVDSFGSKEDIFSAWVSAIEKGMQGLVREHLLIGIAMPGPFDYESGISLMQQGKFIDIYQVNIKEELAKRLEISEQQIHFVNDAAAFMEGEVFGGCVQGFRKVFGVTLGTGLGTTFYNGEFATDEDLWDSPFRESIFEDYLATRWFVKRYAELTDEQISGTKDLLDKPLEIQAQIFNEYADTFSEFIVQHVNHYKPEVLVIGGNIAKAYPHFEKRFIKNLKENNINLQVKISAIFEDAAILGAASYAKKLI; encoded by the coding sequence ATGCAGAATATAATAGGAATAGACATAGGCGGGTCCCATATTACGATGGCCCAGGTGGATCCAGCTAAGCGTGAAATCATTACGGGCACCTATATCAGGGAACATGTAGACTCTTTCGGTTCCAAGGAAGATATTTTTTCAGCCTGGGTTTCAGCCATTGAAAAGGGTATGCAGGGACTTGTTAGAGAACATCTTTTAATAGGGATCGCAATGCCGGGACCTTTCGATTATGAAAGCGGAATTTCCCTGATGCAGCAGGGAAAATTTATCGATATATATCAAGTCAATATTAAAGAAGAGCTGGCAAAAAGATTGGAGATTTCAGAGCAGCAGATCCATTTTGTGAATGATGCGGCAGCATTTATGGAAGGAGAAGTCTTTGGAGGCTGTGTGCAGGGATTCCGAAAAGTGTTCGGAGTAACTCTGGGTACAGGACTGGGAACAACCTTCTACAATGGTGAGTTTGCCACTGATGAGGATCTCTGGGATTCGCCTTTCAGAGAGTCTATCTTTGAAGATTACCTGGCAACACGTTGGTTTGTGAAACGCTATGCAGAACTTACGGATGAACAGATCTCAGGAACAAAAGATTTATTGGATAAGCCTTTGGAAATACAGGCTCAGATATTTAATGAATATGCAGATACTTTCTCTGAATTTATTGTGCAGCATGTAAATCATTATAAACCGGAAGTTTTAGTTATAGGAGGAAATATAGCCAAAGCCTATCCTCATTTCGAAAAAAGATTTATAAAAAACTTAAAGGAGAATAATATTAACTTGCAGGTTAAAATCTCTGCCATCTTTGAAGATGCCGCTATTCTGGGAGCAGCCAGTTATGCAAAAAAGCTTATATAA
- a CDS encoding GH92 family glycosyl hydrolase, with translation MKFILSACLLLLQALALGQNISPADYVNPLMGTQSKPSLSNGNTYPAIGLPWGMNLWTPQTGKMGDGWAYTYDADKINGFKQTHQPSPWMNDYGAFAIMPGVGKPKFKEEERASWFSHKAETAKPYHYSVYLADINVTTELTPTERAAFFKFDFPKTDSAYVVIDALNKGSYIKIIPKERKILGYTTKYARGKYENFKNYFVVQFDKDFDLTTLWKDNALVNGQLEITSEHTGAIVGFKLKNKESVYAKIASSFISFEQAELNLKREIGGRNFEQVKTDARNIWNKTLGKIEVKGGTDQQMRTFYSSMYRTLFFPQKLYEIDANNKIKHWSPYNSKILDGRMFAGTGFWDTFRALYPFLNLVYPGINAEMQEGLANAYKEGGFLPEWSSPGYSDIMVGNNSASVVADAYIKGIRGYDIEALWQAVKHGANNEGPIDAVGRRGVQYYNTLGYVPYDVKINENAARTLEYAYDDFAIYQLGKALGKPASEIDIYKKRAYNYKNLFDPETGLMRGKNKDGNFQAPFNPFKWGDAFTEGNSWHYTWSVFQDIEGLSKLMGGKKKFEAKLDEVFSLPPIFDDSYYGSVIHEIREMQIMNMGQYAHGNQPIQHMIYLYNYAGAPYKTQYWTRQVLDKLYQAAPDGYCGDEDNGQTSAWYVFSALGFYPVTPATDQYVLGAPLFKEAIIHLENGKKIEIKASENNTENFYVKSLKVNAQPYSRNWLSHKELLKGAVLDFQMDNKPNKERGSQEKDFPYSMSTE, from the coding sequence ATGAAGTTTATATTATCTGCCTGCTTACTTTTGTTACAGGCATTGGCCTTAGGTCAGAATATATCTCCTGCAGATTATGTAAATCCGTTGATGGGCACCCAATCCAAACCATCCTTATCCAATGGAAATACCTATCCGGCGATCGGGCTTCCCTGGGGAATGAACCTCTGGACACCGCAAACTGGAAAAATGGGAGACGGATGGGCATATACCTACGATGCTGATAAAATCAACGGTTTTAAACAGACGCATCAGCCTTCTCCATGGATGAATGATTATGGAGCATTTGCCATCATGCCGGGTGTAGGTAAGCCAAAGTTTAAAGAAGAAGAACGCGCAAGTTGGTTCAGTCATAAAGCAGAGACCGCAAAACCTTATCATTACAGTGTTTATCTGGCAGATATCAATGTGACTACAGAACTCACCCCAACAGAAAGGGCCGCGTTTTTTAAATTTGATTTTCCGAAAACAGACAGCGCTTATGTTGTTATTGATGCCTTAAATAAAGGATCTTATATCAAAATCATCCCAAAAGAAAGAAAAATTCTGGGCTATACCACCAAATATGCCAGAGGAAAATATGAAAATTTTAAAAATTATTTTGTCGTTCAGTTCGATAAAGATTTTGATCTGACAACGCTTTGGAAAGATAATGCCTTGGTAAACGGGCAACTGGAAATTACAAGTGAACATACAGGAGCCATCGTAGGTTTTAAGCTTAAAAATAAAGAAAGTGTTTATGCGAAAATAGCTTCTTCATTCATCAGTTTTGAACAGGCAGAACTCAATCTGAAAAGAGAGATCGGAGGCAGAAATTTTGAACAGGTAAAAACAGATGCCAGAAATATATGGAATAAAACACTGGGAAAAATTGAAGTAAAAGGAGGAACCGATCAGCAGATGCGGACATTCTATTCTTCTATGTACAGAACACTGTTTTTTCCACAAAAACTATATGAAATCGATGCCAATAATAAAATAAAACACTGGAGTCCTTACAACAGCAAAATTCTGGATGGAAGAATGTTTGCCGGAACCGGATTCTGGGATACCTTCCGTGCTTTATATCCATTCCTGAACCTGGTATATCCGGGCATCAATGCAGAAATGCAGGAAGGATTAGCTAATGCTTACAAAGAAGGAGGTTTTCTGCCTGAATGGAGCAGCCCGGGATATTCTGACATTATGGTGGGAAATAATTCTGCATCAGTAGTGGCAGATGCTTATATAAAAGGCATTCGGGGTTATGATATTGAAGCCCTCTGGCAGGCCGTTAAACATGGAGCCAATAACGAAGGTCCTATTGATGCAGTCGGACGTAGAGGAGTTCAATATTACAATACGCTGGGTTATGTTCCTTATGATGTAAAGATCAATGAAAATGCGGCCAGGACTTTAGAATATGCTTACGATGATTTTGCAATTTACCAGCTGGGAAAAGCTTTAGGAAAGCCAGCTTCAGAAATTGATATTTACAAAAAGAGAGCATACAATTATAAAAATCTTTTCGACCCTGAAACCGGATTGATGAGAGGTAAAAATAAAGATGGAAATTTTCAGGCTCCGTTCAACCCGTTCAAATGGGGGGATGCCTTTACAGAAGGAAACAGCTGGCATTATACATGGTCGGTTTTCCAGGATATTGAAGGGCTTTCTAAACTGATGGGCGGTAAAAAGAAATTTGAAGCCAAACTGGATGAAGTATTTTCTCTTCCTCCGATTTTTGATGACAGTTATTACGGAAGCGTTATTCATGAAATCCGGGAAATGCAGATCATGAATATGGGACAATATGCCCACGGAAACCAGCCGATTCAGCATATGATTTATCTGTACAATTATGCCGGAGCACCTTATAAAACACAATATTGGACAAGACAGGTGTTGGACAAACTGTATCAGGCAGCTCCAGATGGATACTGCGGAGATGAAGATAACGGACAGACTTCTGCATGGTATGTATTTTCGGCTTTAGGATTTTATCCTGTAACTCCTGCTACAGATCAGTATGTCTTAGGAGCACCTTTATTTAAGGAAGCCATAATTCATCTGGAAAACGGAAAGAAAATTGAAATAAAAGCATCGGAGAATAATACGGAGAATTTCTATGTGAAATCTTTGAAAGTCAATGCTCAGCCATATTCCAGAAATTGGTTAAGCCACAAAGAACTGCTAAAAGGAGCAGTTTTGGATTTTCAGATGGATAATAAGCCGAATAAAGAAAGAGGCTCACAGGAAAAAGATTTTCCTTACTCAATGTCTACAGAATAA
- a CDS encoding cupin domain-containing protein, which produces MSVVKKEVFDKIEKMLGAQGFNLVAKDDTRPWGGFFVIDENQAQDFANRYFDGIDVNNLKISGKLSPKILIVAPQARLSWQYHHRRAEIWQVVEGTVGIKRSTTDVEGELKEYHPKEQVKLQQGERHRLIGLDGWGVVAEIWQHTDVSNPSDEDDIVRVQDDFGR; this is translated from the coding sequence ATGAGTGTAGTGAAAAAAGAAGTATTCGATAAAATAGAAAAAATGCTTGGTGCACAGGGTTTTAATCTTGTGGCAAAAGATGATACAAGGCCTTGGGGCGGATTCTTTGTGATTGATGAAAATCAGGCACAGGATTTTGCCAACCGTTATTTTGATGGAATTGATGTTAACAATCTGAAAATAAGCGGAAAATTAAGCCCTAAAATCCTTATCGTAGCCCCACAGGCACGATTGAGCTGGCAGTATCATCATCGCAGAGCTGAAATCTGGCAGGTTGTAGAAGGCACGGTAGGAATTAAAAGAAGCACTACAGATGTAGAAGGCGAGCTGAAAGAATACCACCCGAAAGAACAGGTAAAGCTGCAACAGGGTGAAAGACACCGTCTGATTGGCTTAGATGGTTGGGGAGTAGTTGCTGAAATCTGGCAGCATACGGATGTATCCAATCCTTCAGATGAAGACGATATCGTAAGAGTGCAGGACGACTTCGGAAGATAA
- a CDS encoding MFS transporter, with the protein MIIAILLAVFSQITGINAIMYYAPEIFKATGVGI; encoded by the coding sequence CTGATTATTGCTATTCTGCTCGCTGTATTTTCACAGATCACTGGAATCAATGCGATCATGTACTATGCTCCCGAAATCTTTAAAGCTACAGGTGTAGGCATCTGA